One segment of Synechococcus sp. A15-24 DNA contains the following:
- the kdsB gene encoding 3-deoxy-manno-octulosonate cytidylyltransferase, with amino-acid sequence MAIQQAVVAVPARLQSSRLPNKVLAEIGEKPMIQRVLERCREASTVQAVVLCTDSSQLQQLAEGWGFPVLMTSPDCSSGSERIASVADQLMALAWGEGPAVAEQTAVINVQGDQPFIDPAVIDAMVAEFQRLDPVPAVVTPVYGLTPETIHNPNVVKTLLAHDGRALYFSRSAIPHVRDVDPVDWHRHTTYWGHVGMYGFRGDVLAGWDQLPASPLEDLERLEQLRLIEAGHTIATFPVAGTSLSVDTAEQLEEARELV; translated from the coding sequence ATGGCGATTCAACAGGCGGTGGTGGCGGTTCCGGCCCGTCTGCAGTCCTCCCGGCTGCCGAACAAGGTGCTGGCGGAGATCGGGGAAAAACCGATGATCCAGCGGGTGCTGGAACGGTGCCGTGAGGCGTCCACCGTGCAGGCGGTGGTGCTGTGCACTGACAGTTCTCAATTGCAGCAGCTGGCGGAAGGCTGGGGCTTTCCGGTGCTGATGACCTCTCCCGATTGCAGCTCCGGCAGTGAGCGGATCGCATCGGTGGCCGATCAGCTGATGGCGCTGGCCTGGGGGGAGGGCCCTGCAGTGGCGGAGCAGACCGCCGTGATCAACGTGCAGGGGGATCAGCCGTTCATCGATCCGGCGGTGATTGACGCGATGGTGGCGGAGTTTCAGCGCCTGGATCCCGTCCCGGCCGTTGTCACCCCGGTGTATGGCCTCACCCCGGAAACCATCCACAACCCCAACGTGGTGAAAACCCTGCTGGCCCATGACGGGCGGGCGCTGTACTTCTCCCGCTCCGCTATCCCGCACGTGCGGGACGTTGATCCTGTGGACTGGCACCGCCACACCACTTACTGGGGCCATGTGGGCATGTATGGCTTCCGGGGGGATGTGCTGGCGGGCTGGGATCAGCTGCCGGCGTCACCGCTGGAGGATCTGGAACGGCTGGAGCAGTTGCGCCTGATCGAGGCGGGGCACACCATCGCCACCTTCCCTGTAGCCGGAACATCTCTATCGGTGGACACGGCGGAACAACTGGAGGAGGCCCGCGAGTTGGTGTGA
- a CDS encoding sulfotransferase, with translation MTEPGLLLIRGLGHSGSTILDLALGAHPQLIGLGEAVRVLERPHLGEEHKGPQQLRGDLRFERRCTCGELAGDCPVWGPLLAWLPAHDDRPLPEKFNRLIEPLTASSPRWLVESFQADEQLLEAQALGRPVRVIQLTRDVRSWVHSESRRGVERHGRGGTVGWRSMLRWWRINRCWEQRLNRSGCAVFRLGYEELALAPEQALQQLCAWLEVGFDPAMLQPGLNSSSHIVSGNRMRFDPAQSQAIRYDAAWLSSAALSLRVAPLLPAVARLNRRLVYSNGLLGSVWPSA, from the coding sequence ATGACTGAGCCCGGATTGCTGCTTATCCGTGGTCTGGGCCACAGCGGCAGCACCATCCTTGATCTGGCCCTCGGAGCCCATCCGCAGCTGATTGGCCTGGGGGAGGCGGTGCGGGTGCTGGAGCGACCCCATCTCGGCGAAGAGCACAAGGGGCCGCAGCAACTGCGGGGCGATCTCCGCTTTGAACGTCGCTGCACCTGTGGTGAGCTGGCCGGCGACTGTCCGGTATGGGGACCGCTGCTGGCGTGGTTGCCAGCTCACGACGATCGCCCCCTGCCGGAGAAGTTCAACCGCTTGATTGAGCCGTTGACCGCTTCGTCGCCCCGCTGGTTGGTGGAGTCGTTTCAGGCGGATGAGCAGCTGCTGGAGGCTCAAGCACTGGGTCGTCCGGTGCGGGTGATTCAGCTCACCCGTGATGTGCGCTCCTGGGTGCATTCAGAATCGCGGCGAGGTGTGGAACGCCATGGCCGCGGCGGAACTGTGGGTTGGCGCTCAATGCTGCGCTGGTGGCGCATCAATCGCTGTTGGGAGCAACGCTTGAACCGCTCCGGTTGTGCAGTGTTTCGGCTCGGTTACGAGGAGTTGGCCCTGGCTCCGGAGCAGGCCCTTCAGCAGCTCTGCGCTTGGCTTGAGGTTGGCTTCGATCCGGCGATGCTGCAGCCGGGGCTGAACTCCAGCAGTCACATCGTCAGTGGCAACCGCATGCGGTTCGACCCCGCTCAGAGCCAGGCGATTCGTTACGACGCGGCCTGGCTCTCTTCTGCGGCCCTATCTCTTCGGGTCGCGCCGTTGCTGCCAGCCGTGGCTCGCCTCAACCGCCGGCTCGTTTACAGCAATGGTTTGCTCGGAAGTGTCTGGCCCTCGGCCTAA
- a CDS encoding CCA tRNA nucleotidyltransferase, whose protein sequence is MDLPAVPSALLDALKAAATEAGVPRLALVGGVVRDLLLHQRHGRPWTGVPDLDWVVEGSAAHLADVLQERCGTERLSGVQHHGQFGTVALNLDGVPLDLATARHEHYPGPAQNPVVQPGSLAADLVRRDLTINAMALDLISGELIDPHGGQSDLAAGRLQFLHPGSISDDPTRVIRAARYGARLGMALGAEGLEQVGATVAAWPWSWQVGDAPETAPPALATRLRMELERLLDHEPWPIALDLLESWHAMALVDPCLQRDPERTRRLRWGQRLGLPLMTALLAAAADPWAVARRLQIPGQQQQWLERLPSLQGWLASHPLPVQASPDAWTTALERGGWPPQTVALMVTLRPAAWRPLLRWWGRWRHIQSPQNARQLIAEGWQPGPGLGEELRRRRGVLLDQGR, encoded by the coding sequence ATGGATCTGCCGGCTGTGCCGTCAGCCCTGCTGGATGCCCTTAAGGCGGCAGCCACTGAAGCCGGTGTGCCGCGACTGGCGCTGGTGGGGGGTGTGGTGAGGGATCTGTTGCTGCATCAACGCCATGGCCGTCCCTGGACTGGCGTTCCCGATCTGGATTGGGTGGTGGAGGGCAGCGCCGCCCATCTGGCGGACGTCCTGCAAGAGCGTTGCGGGACTGAACGGTTGAGCGGTGTTCAGCATCACGGTCAGTTCGGCACGGTGGCCCTGAACCTCGATGGTGTGCCCCTCGATCTGGCCACGGCGCGACATGAGCACTATCCGGGGCCAGCACAGAACCCCGTGGTGCAGCCGGGGTCGTTGGCGGCGGATCTGGTGCGGCGTGATCTGACGATCAATGCCATGGCTCTGGACCTGATTTCCGGGGAGTTGATCGATCCCCACGGCGGCCAGAGCGATCTGGCCGCAGGCCGCCTGCAGTTTCTGCATCCCGGCAGCATCAGCGATGACCCCACCCGGGTGATCCGGGCTGCGCGCTACGGCGCCCGGCTGGGGATGGCCCTGGGTGCCGAGGGGCTTGAACAGGTGGGTGCGACCGTCGCGGCGTGGCCCTGGAGCTGGCAAGTGGGGGATGCGCCGGAGACGGCACCGCCGGCCCTGGCCACCAGGTTGCGGATGGAGCTGGAGCGGCTGCTGGACCATGAACCGTGGCCCATCGCTTTGGACCTGCTGGAGTCCTGGCATGCAATGGCTCTGGTGGATCCCTGCTTGCAGCGTGATCCCGAACGAACCCGACGTCTGCGTTGGGGGCAACGCCTCGGGCTGCCACTGATGACGGCGCTGTTGGCGGCTGCGGCTGATCCTTGGGCTGTGGCGCGCCGCCTGCAGATTCCCGGCCAGCAGCAGCAGTGGTTGGAACGGCTGCCATCGCTGCAGGGCTGGTTGGCGTCGCATCCACTGCCCGTCCAGGCATCCCCAGATGCCTGGACGACAGCGCTGGAGCGCGGTGGTTGGCCGCCGCAGACGGTGGCGCTGATGGTGACGCTGCGGCCTGCGGCGTGGAGGCCACTGCTGCGTTGGTGGGGCCGCTGGCGGCATATTCAGTCGCCCCAGAATGCGCGCCAGTTGATCGCCGAGGGATGGCAACCGGGCCCAGGTCTGGGTGAGGAATTGCGCCGCCGTCGCGGCGTGCTGCTGGATCAGGGGCGATGA
- a CDS encoding HAD family hydrolase, whose protein sequence is MRLPGWNQLGWWRLRRQLNQLQLLVLDVDGVLTDGGLWFDADGQLIKRFDVRDGLGIRLLQQAGVQIAFLSGGRGGATEVRARQLGIQHCLVGIKDKPAALQTLQQQVGVTVSQTVFVGDDLNDLAVRPVVGLLLAPADACAPVRRGADLVLARRGGHGAVRELAERILQARDGWRSLSRRGWRDRND, encoded by the coding sequence ATGAGGCTGCCGGGCTGGAACCAGCTGGGCTGGTGGAGACTGCGCCGCCAGCTGAACCAGCTGCAGCTGCTGGTGCTGGATGTGGATGGTGTGCTCACCGATGGTGGGCTCTGGTTCGATGCCGACGGGCAACTGATCAAACGCTTCGACGTGCGGGACGGTCTGGGCATCCGTCTGCTGCAGCAGGCAGGGGTGCAGATTGCCTTTCTCAGCGGTGGCCGTGGGGGCGCGACCGAAGTACGGGCCCGCCAACTGGGCATCCAACACTGCCTGGTGGGCATCAAGGACAAACCCGCTGCCCTGCAGACCCTGCAGCAGCAGGTGGGGGTGACCGTTTCGCAGACCGTTTTTGTCGGCGACGATCTCAATGATCTGGCCGTGCGACCAGTGGTGGGTCTGCTTCTGGCGCCCGCCGATGCCTGCGCTCCCGTGCGCCGGGGCGCCGACCTGGTGCTCGCGCGCCGCGGCGGTCATGGGGCCGTACGGGAGCTAGCGGAACGGATCCTTCAAGCTCGCGATGGCTGGCGCAGCTTGAGCCGGAGGGGTTGGCGTGACCGCAACGACTGA
- a CDS encoding sulfotransferase family protein, with translation MTATTDAPGVFLLGLGAQKAGTSWLHAQLNQRRDADFGFLKEYHIHDALTLPAAGFSGRSRRSLLKPRTWRRQRFLERPERYYAYFARLLRRPGIQLTGDITPSYCGLSAATLLTIRTGFEDQGVPLRPVFLMRDPIERIVSSLRMQRRKQGLQDSAGEIQALRDLCRERPERINLRSDYGHTLTVLQDSFGLKQCFIGTYEQLFHRDCWAELCRFLGVRYQEPQWEQRVNVSRTDTDLPEELLKQLGQWQEATLAAVQLHCPELDLNQLWPTASRWCSVH, from the coding sequence GTGACCGCAACGACTGACGCCCCTGGCGTGTTCCTGCTGGGGCTCGGGGCCCAGAAGGCTGGCACGTCCTGGCTGCACGCTCAGCTGAACCAACGCCGGGACGCTGATTTCGGCTTCTTGAAGGAGTACCACATCCATGACGCGCTCACCCTGCCGGCCGCAGGCTTCAGCGGCCGCAGCCGACGGTCTTTGTTGAAACCCCGTACATGGCGTCGCCAGCGTTTCCTAGAACGCCCCGAGCGGTATTACGCCTACTTCGCCAGGCTGCTGCGGCGTCCGGGAATCCAACTCACCGGGGACATCACACCCTCCTACTGCGGGCTCAGCGCCGCCACCCTGCTCACCATTCGCACTGGCTTCGAAGACCAGGGGGTTCCACTGCGACCGGTGTTCCTGATGCGGGACCCGATCGAGCGCATCGTCTCCAGCCTGCGCATGCAACGGCGCAAGCAGGGGCTGCAGGACAGCGCCGGCGAAATCCAGGCCCTGCGCGATCTCTGCCGCGAGCGCCCCGAACGGATCAATCTGCGCAGTGACTACGGCCACACCCTCACGGTCCTTCAGGACAGCTTCGGCCTGAAGCAGTGCTTCATCGGCACTTACGAGCAGCTGTTCCATCGGGACTGCTGGGCTGAGCTCTGCCGGTTCCTCGGGGTGCGGTACCAGGAACCGCAGTGGGAACAACGGGTGAATGTGAGCCGCACCGACACGGACCTGCCAGAGGAGCTGCTGAAGCAGCTGGGGCAATGGCAAGAGGCGACCCTGGCGGCCGTGCAGCTCCATTGCCCGGAACTTGACCTCAACCAGCTCTGGCCGACCGCTAGTCGATGGTGTTCGGTGCACTGA
- the katG gene encoding catalase/peroxidase HPI, protein MSELICPFSGHTGAVTPAANTGNREWWPNQINLGLLHQYHPSSNPLGEDFDYPAAFAGLDLEALKADLKTLMTDSQDWWPADWGHYGGLFIRLAWHSAGTYRSADGRGGAGHGNQRFAPLNSWPDNTNLDKARRLLWPLKRKYGNAISWADLIILSGNVALESMGFRTFGFAGGRTDIWQPEEDVFWGKETEWLGDERHNNQGKLDQPLAAVEMGLIYVNPEGPHGNPDPVASGPQVRDTFARMGMTVEETVALVAGGHTFGKCHGAAPASHLDAEPEGAELHQQGLGWQNRFESGKGEHTITSGIEGAWKPNPTRWDQGYFEMMFSYEWELTKSPAGAWQWVAKNVKPEHMVPDAHVPGRSSAPIMTTADLSLRHDPVMEPVARRFHKDQDAFAAAFARAWFKLTHRDLGPRSLYLGADVPEEVQIWQDPVPSLDHPLIGTAEISVLKQRILESGCSVGALVATAWGSASTFRGSDRRGGANGGRIRLQPQNNWEVNDPEQLRTVLTALETVQREFNAKAIGGQQVSMADLIVLAGSAAVEQAATSGSHTVTVPFMPGRMDASADQTDTASFNLLKPIADGFRNWQRIGLPLRAEECLVDRAQQLGLSTPEMTVLIAGLRVLGANTGGNRQGVLTDRIGVLSNDFCVNLLDMTTVWSPTSEAMEGYSGRDAGGAERWTASRADLVFGSNSQLRAIVEVYAQDDGGSRFVADFVQAWVKVMNLDRFDLS, encoded by the coding sequence GTGTCTGAGCTGATATGCCCCTTCAGTGGCCACACGGGAGCCGTCACCCCAGCCGCCAATACGGGCAACAGGGAGTGGTGGCCGAATCAGATCAACCTCGGCCTGCTGCATCAGTACCATCCATCCTCCAATCCTCTGGGAGAGGACTTTGATTACCCCGCAGCCTTTGCAGGTTTGGATCTTGAGGCGCTGAAGGCGGATCTAAAGACGTTGATGACTGACTCCCAGGACTGGTGGCCTGCGGACTGGGGGCATTACGGCGGCCTGTTCATTCGTTTGGCATGGCACAGCGCTGGCACTTATCGCAGCGCCGACGGGCGCGGTGGCGCCGGTCACGGCAACCAGCGTTTTGCCCCTCTCAATAGTTGGCCTGACAACACCAATCTCGACAAGGCCCGAAGGTTGCTCTGGCCACTGAAACGCAAATACGGCAATGCGATTTCCTGGGCTGACTTAATCATTCTCAGCGGCAATGTGGCACTGGAATCCATGGGATTCCGCACCTTTGGCTTTGCCGGCGGTCGTACAGATATTTGGCAACCCGAAGAAGACGTGTTCTGGGGCAAGGAAACCGAGTGGTTAGGGGATGAACGCCACAACAACCAGGGAAAACTGGACCAGCCGCTGGCGGCTGTCGAGATGGGACTGATTTACGTCAATCCAGAGGGGCCGCACGGCAATCCCGATCCGGTGGCCTCTGGGCCGCAAGTGCGTGACACGTTTGCTCGAATGGGGATGACGGTGGAGGAGACCGTCGCTCTCGTGGCGGGTGGCCATACCTTTGGAAAGTGTCACGGTGCGGCTCCTGCTTCACATTTGGACGCGGAACCGGAGGGGGCTGAACTGCATCAGCAGGGCCTGGGCTGGCAGAACCGTTTTGAGAGCGGCAAGGGGGAACACACCATCACCAGTGGCATTGAAGGGGCCTGGAAACCCAACCCAACCCGTTGGGACCAGGGCTATTTCGAAATGATGTTTAGCTACGAGTGGGAACTGACCAAAAGTCCTGCAGGTGCTTGGCAGTGGGTCGCCAAAAATGTGAAACCGGAACACATGGTTCCGGATGCCCATGTTCCCGGTCGCTCGTCGGCACCGATCATGACCACAGCGGATCTGTCGCTGCGTCATGACCCGGTGATGGAGCCAGTGGCCCGTCGCTTCCATAAGGATCAAGACGCTTTCGCTGCTGCATTTGCCCGAGCCTGGTTCAAGCTCACCCATCGGGATCTTGGACCGCGCAGTCTCTATTTGGGTGCAGATGTGCCGGAGGAGGTGCAGATTTGGCAAGACCCGGTGCCATCGCTCGATCATCCGTTGATTGGAACGGCCGAGATCAGCGTTCTTAAGCAACGCATCCTGGAGAGCGGCTGCAGTGTCGGTGCCCTTGTAGCTACAGCCTGGGGTTCGGCATCAACGTTCCGTGGATCCGATCGACGCGGTGGTGCCAATGGTGGCCGGATCCGTCTGCAACCCCAGAACAACTGGGAGGTGAATGATCCCGAGCAGCTGCGCACCGTGTTGACAGCGCTGGAGACGGTGCAGCGCGAGTTCAACGCGAAAGCCATCGGTGGTCAACAAGTGTCGATGGCGGATCTGATCGTGTTGGCTGGATCCGCTGCCGTTGAGCAAGCGGCCACTTCTGGTAGTCACACCGTGACGGTTCCGTTCATGCCCGGACGTATGGATGCATCCGCAGATCAGACCGACACCGCCTCATTCAATTTGCTCAAGCCGATTGCCGATGGCTTTCGCAATTGGCAGCGCATCGGTCTGCCGCTTCGCGCGGAGGAGTGCCTCGTGGACCGTGCTCAACAGCTCGGTTTGAGTACACCGGAGATGACGGTGCTGATTGCCGGCCTGCGGGTACTGGGCGCCAACACAGGCGGCAACCGCCAGGGCGTATTGACCGATCGTATCGGCGTGTTGAGCAACGATTTCTGCGTGAATTTGCTCGATATGACTACTGTCTGGTCGCCGACCAGTGAGGCCATGGAGGGTTATTCAGGCCGGGATGCCGGAGGCGCTGAACGATGGACCGCGAGCCGTGCTGATCTCGTGTTCGGCTCCAATAGCCAGCTGCGAGCCATCGTTGAGGTGTATGCCCAGGACGATGGTGGCAGTCGTTTTGTGGCCGATTTTGTTCAGGCCTGGGTGAAGGTGATGAACCTCGACCGCTTTGATCTGAGCTGA
- the selD gene encoding selenide, water dikinase SelD: MSPAGPLLLAGGGHSHALILKRWAMDPTRRPARSVLLINRCSTALYSGMVPALIAGIDPPEEAAIDLRSLCDRAGVAFVQAEITGLDPAQRCLLLAERPPLHFGLLSLDVGAISRPSAEGIAIKPLEPALAFIASEDPNSTTPFTVVGAGAAAMEVVLALRRRWPHRPLQLQTRSNGPGPLERRILSAASIDLVTTPEALAGPRLLCTGSRAPHWLAASDLPVDGDGRLRTNAQMQVEGSEHVFASGDCAVMAAAPRPASGVWAVRAAIPLARNLEASCLDRPLRPWRPQREALQLIGDQQGRAWARRGRWQLGPSRWLWQWKRRIDRRFMAGFRSSEPMTSSAPMACRGCAAKLPAQPLEAALDQAGLSGPPEDAARIEGDPPLLQSVDGFPALVSDPWLNARLTTLHACSDLWASGARVDSAQAIVTLPVLEAAEQQELLVQTLCGVRSVLQEQQAQLIGGHTLESRSEPPHSPSLGVQLSLCVNGRSASPWNKGGIAHGDVLLLSRPLGTGVLFAAAMAGACQPEALDTVLQHMCRSQHRLLDQLEPHRQAIHACTDVTGFGLLGHLGEMLASSSPLRVTLWAKCIPAYPEAMDRLAQGYASSLAPANRRSWQWLDGPIQLDEEPSQALLELLVDPQTCGPLLLACPETTAQTLTAEGPWIPIGNATADHG; the protein is encoded by the coding sequence ATGAGTCCTGCCGGGCCACTGCTGCTGGCCGGCGGAGGCCACAGCCACGCGCTGATCCTCAAACGCTGGGCCATGGATCCAACCCGACGGCCGGCCCGTTCTGTGCTGCTGATCAACCGCTGCAGTACAGCGCTGTATTCGGGCATGGTTCCCGCCCTGATCGCCGGGATCGACCCACCGGAGGAAGCCGCCATCGATCTGCGCTCCCTCTGCGATCGCGCCGGTGTGGCCTTCGTGCAGGCGGAGATCACCGGCCTGGACCCCGCCCAGCGCTGTCTGTTGCTCGCAGAACGCCCGCCCCTCCACTTCGGTCTGCTCAGCCTCGATGTCGGTGCCATCAGCAGGCCAAGCGCTGAAGGCATCGCGATCAAGCCACTGGAGCCGGCCCTGGCCTTCATCGCCTCCGAGGATCCCAACAGCACAACCCCCTTCACGGTGGTCGGGGCTGGCGCCGCTGCCATGGAGGTGGTGCTGGCGCTGCGGCGCCGCTGGCCTCACCGCCCGTTGCAGCTTCAAACCCGTTCAAACGGTCCAGGTCCCCTGGAGCGGCGGATCCTTTCGGCGGCATCGATCGACCTGGTCACGACCCCCGAGGCCTTGGCTGGCCCCCGGCTGCTTTGCACCGGCAGTCGCGCCCCCCACTGGCTGGCAGCCAGCGATCTGCCGGTGGATGGCGATGGCCGCCTGCGCACCAATGCCCAGATGCAAGTGGAAGGCAGCGAGCATGTCTTCGCCAGCGGTGACTGCGCCGTTATGGCTGCAGCTCCCAGGCCGGCCTCCGGCGTCTGGGCCGTGAGAGCCGCCATCCCCCTGGCACGGAACCTGGAAGCCAGTTGCCTGGATCGCCCGCTGCGCCCCTGGCGGCCGCAGCGCGAAGCACTGCAGCTGATCGGCGATCAGCAGGGCCGGGCCTGGGCACGCCGGGGACGTTGGCAGCTGGGGCCCTCCAGATGGCTCTGGCAGTGGAAGCGACGGATCGACCGACGCTTCATGGCGGGGTTCCGCAGCAGCGAACCAATGACGTCATCAGCACCGATGGCGTGTCGGGGGTGCGCGGCCAAGCTGCCGGCCCAGCCCCTCGAAGCCGCCCTGGACCAGGCCGGGCTCAGCGGGCCGCCGGAGGATGCGGCACGCATCGAGGGCGATCCGCCGCTGCTGCAGAGCGTGGATGGGTTCCCAGCACTGGTCAGCGACCCCTGGCTGAACGCTCGACTCACCACCCTCCATGCCTGCTCCGATCTCTGGGCCAGCGGTGCAAGGGTCGACAGCGCGCAAGCGATCGTGACCCTGCCCGTGCTGGAGGCGGCGGAGCAGCAGGAACTGCTGGTGCAGACGCTGTGCGGTGTGCGATCGGTGCTGCAGGAACAGCAGGCGCAGCTGATCGGAGGTCACACTCTGGAATCCCGCAGTGAACCCCCGCACAGCCCCAGCCTTGGGGTGCAGCTGAGCCTCTGCGTCAACGGTCGCAGCGCTTCCCCCTGGAACAAGGGGGGAATCGCCCACGGTGATGTGCTGCTGTTGAGTCGCCCCCTGGGCACCGGCGTGTTGTTCGCTGCTGCGATGGCGGGTGCCTGCCAACCCGAAGCTTTGGACACCGTGCTCCAGCACATGTGCCGCAGTCAGCACCGATTGCTGGATCAACTGGAGCCCCATCGCCAGGCGATTCACGCCTGCACCGATGTCACCGGCTTCGGTCTGCTCGGGCATCTGGGGGAAATGCTGGCGAGCAGCTCCCCCCTGCGAGTCACCCTTTGGGCCAAATGCATTCCGGCATACCCCGAGGCCATGGATCGATTGGCTCAGGGCTACGCCAGCAGCCTGGCGCCGGCCAACCGCCGCAGCTGGCAGTGGCTGGATGGGCCCATCCAACTGGATGAGGAACCCTCACAGGCACTGCTTGAGCTGCTGGTTGATCCCCAGACCTGCGGTCCCTTGCTGCTGGCCTGTCCAGAAACCACAGCGCAGACCCTCACAGCCGAGGGCCCCTGGATCCCGATCGGCAACGCAACAGCCGACCATGGCTGA
- the galE gene encoding UDP-glucose 4-epimerase GalE — MTCRILITGGAGFIGSHTCLVLLEQGHSLVVLDNFDNSSPEALRRVQELAASDALQLVEGDLRNPEVLDRAFRSGGPVDGVIHFAGLKAVGESVADPLRYWDVNLNGSRVLAAAMERNGCRTLVFSSTSTVYGEPEQFPLHEGMATAPVHPYAQTKLAVEQMLGALCRSSSWRVACLRYFNPVGAHPSGCIGEDPLGIPNNLFPFITQVAAGRRDKLRVFGQDYPTPDGTGIRDYLHVMDLAEAHGVTLTHLLNQELPTQLTVNIGTGTGLSVLDVIKGFEQATGITIPYEVVARRPGDVPRLQACPRQAEAVLGWTARRGLVDMCRDGWAWQQANPMGYRSAP, encoded by the coding sequence ATGACGTGCAGAATCCTGATCACCGGAGGGGCTGGATTCATCGGCAGCCACACCTGCCTGGTGCTGCTGGAGCAGGGCCACTCCCTGGTGGTGTTGGACAACTTCGACAACAGCAGTCCGGAAGCCCTGCGCCGGGTCCAGGAGCTGGCGGCGTCCGATGCCCTACAGCTGGTGGAAGGGGATCTGCGCAACCCTGAGGTGCTGGATCGAGCCTTCCGCTCGGGCGGCCCAGTGGATGGCGTGATCCACTTCGCCGGGCTCAAAGCCGTGGGTGAATCGGTGGCCGACCCGCTGCGCTACTGGGATGTGAACCTCAACGGCAGTCGGGTCCTGGCGGCAGCCATGGAACGGAATGGCTGCCGAACCCTTGTGTTCAGCAGCACCTCCACCGTGTACGGCGAACCGGAGCAATTCCCCTTGCATGAGGGCATGGCCACCGCGCCGGTGCATCCCTATGCCCAGACCAAACTCGCCGTGGAGCAGATGCTGGGAGCACTTTGCCGCTCCAGCAGCTGGCGGGTGGCCTGCCTGCGCTACTTCAACCCGGTAGGCGCCCACCCCAGCGGCTGCATCGGGGAGGACCCCCTCGGCATTCCCAACAACCTTTTTCCCTTCATCACCCAGGTGGCTGCAGGACGCAGGGACAAGCTGCGGGTCTTCGGGCAGGACTACCCAACACCCGACGGCACCGGCATCCGCGACTACCTGCACGTGATGGATCTAGCCGAAGCCCACGGCGTCACGCTCACCCACCTGCTCAACCAGGAGTTACCCACCCAGTTGACCGTGAACATCGGCACGGGCACAGGACTCAGTGTGCTCGATGTGATCAAGGGGTTCGAGCAAGCCACCGGCATCACCATTCCCTACGAGGTGGTCGCCCGCCGTCCCGGTGATGTGCCAAGGCTGCAGGCCTGTCCCCGCCAGGCGGAAGCCGTCTTGGGCTGGACCGCCCGCCGCGGCCTGGTGGACATGTGCCGCGATGGCTGGGCCTGGCAGCAGGCCAATCCAATGGGCTATCGGTCAGCACCATGA
- a CDS encoding KpsF/GutQ family sugar-phosphate isomerase — MTMVRSSRISALSALTRCLQEEASAIAAAAERLSSDQVEAALGLLERCADRKAKLVITGVGKSGIVARKIAATFSSIGLMALFLNPLDALHGDLGVVAPEDVCLLLSNSGETAELLEVLPHLKRRGTGRIAIVGRAESSLARGSDVVLEAGVDREVCPLNLAPTASTAVAMAIGDALAAVWMERRGISPADFALNHPAGSLGKQLTLTAADLMVPVSKLHPMHPQTPLPEVIGGLTRDGIGSGWVEHPEQPGSLVGLLTDGDLRRALQDHSADSWSSLTAADLMTRDPITVNGDVLVVKALERMEHNRRKPISVLPVVGEQKRLLGLLRLHDLVQAGLA, encoded by the coding sequence ATGACAATGGTCAGATCATCACGGATCTCGGCGTTGTCCGCTCTCACTCGCTGTTTGCAGGAGGAAGCCTCCGCCATCGCTGCAGCGGCGGAACGGCTCAGCAGTGATCAAGTGGAAGCAGCCCTAGGGCTGCTGGAGCGCTGTGCCGACCGCAAGGCCAAGCTGGTGATCACCGGTGTTGGCAAAAGCGGCATCGTGGCTCGCAAGATCGCCGCCACGTTTTCCTCCATCGGCCTGATGGCCCTGTTCCTCAACCCCTTGGACGCCCTGCACGGGGATCTGGGGGTGGTGGCCCCAGAAGACGTCTGTCTGCTGCTCTCCAACAGCGGCGAAACCGCAGAACTGCTGGAGGTGCTGCCCCACCTCAAACGGCGCGGCACGGGCCGGATCGCCATCGTCGGCCGGGCCGAGTCCTCCCTTGCCCGCGGCAGCGATGTGGTGCTGGAAGCCGGGGTGGACCGGGAGGTTTGCCCTCTCAATCTCGCTCCCACCGCCAGCACTGCGGTGGCGATGGCCATCGGCGATGCCCTGGCAGCCGTGTGGATGGAACGGCGCGGCATCTCGCCCGCTGATTTCGCCCTCAATCATCCGGCGGGATCATTGGGCAAACAACTCACGCTGACGGCAGCCGACCTGATGGTGCCGGTGAGCAAGCTGCATCCCATGCACCCTCAGACCCCCCTGCCTGAAGTAATCGGCGGTCTGACCCGCGACGGCATCGGCAGTGGCTGGGTGGAGCACCCGGAGCAGCCAGGCTCCCTGGTGGGACTGCTCACCGACGGCGATCTGCGCCGAGCACTGCAGGACCACAGTGCCGACAGCTGGAGCAGCCTGACGGCAGCCGATCTGATGACCAGGGACCCGATCACCGTGAACGGTGATGTGCTGGTGGTGAAGGCCTTGGAACGGATGGAACACAACCGCCGCAAACCGATCTCGGTGCTGCCTGTGGTGGGGGAGCAGAAACGGTTGCTGGGGCTGCTGCGGCTCCACGATCTGGTGCAGGCAGGGCTGGCATGA